A DNA window from Pseudomonas tohonis contains the following coding sequences:
- a CDS encoding LysR family transcriptional regulator gives MLRLDDLTVFVRTADRGSLSAAARELEISPAVASAALKRLEQRLDARLFARSTRSLRLTAEGEQYLAHARAALQSLDEGRRQLAGGKSDIGGLLQLSAPSDFGRNVLLPWLDEFQAEHPRLAVRLFLSDQVADLFRQPVDIAIRSGEPEDSSLVALPLAPGNRRVLCGAPSYFARHGHPRTPEELHRHNCLLYVLGGRVHDQWTFHEGRRSQTVTVAGDRVCDDADVVRRWAVAGQGLVYKSWLDVAADVRAERLQLALEDHLGEPTPLNLICPHRAQLSKPVNLLREFLRQRCGELLVGAPWEGVARLLR, from the coding sequence ATGCTGCGCCTCGACGACCTCACCGTCTTCGTCCGTACCGCCGACCGCGGCAGCCTCTCGGCCGCTGCGCGCGAGCTGGAGATCTCCCCGGCGGTGGCCAGCGCCGCGCTCAAGCGCCTGGAGCAGCGTCTCGATGCGCGGCTGTTCGCCCGCTCCACCCGCAGCCTGCGCCTGACCGCCGAGGGCGAGCAGTACCTGGCGCACGCCCGCGCCGCGTTGCAGAGCCTGGACGAGGGCCGCCGGCAGCTGGCCGGCGGCAAGAGCGATATCGGCGGCCTGCTGCAGCTGTCGGCACCCTCGGACTTCGGCCGCAACGTGTTGCTGCCCTGGCTGGACGAGTTCCAGGCCGAGCACCCGCGCCTCGCCGTCCGTCTGTTTCTCAGCGACCAGGTGGCCGACCTGTTCCGCCAGCCGGTGGACATCGCCATCCGCTCCGGCGAGCCGGAGGACTCGAGCCTGGTGGCGCTGCCCCTGGCTCCGGGCAACCGCCGCGTGCTCTGCGGCGCACCGAGCTACTTCGCCCGGCATGGCCACCCGCGCACGCCGGAGGAACTGCACCGGCACAACTGCCTGCTCTATGTGCTGGGCGGCCGCGTGCACGACCAGTGGACATTCCACGAGGGCCGGCGCAGCCAGACCGTCACCGTGGCCGGCGACCGGGTCTGCGACGACGCCGACGTGGTGCGCCGCTGGGCGGTGGCCGGGCAGGGGCTGGTGTACAAGTCCTGGCTCGACGTGGCCGCCGATGTGCGGGCCGAGCGCCTGCAGCTGGCGCTGGAGGATCACCTGGGCGAGCCCACGCCGCTGAACCTGATCTGCCCCCATCGTGCCCAGTTGAGCAAGCCGGTGAACCTGCTGCGCGAGTTCCTCCGCCAGCGCTGTGGCGAGCTGCTGGTCGGCGCGCCCTGGGAGGGCGTGGCCCGGCTTCTGCGCTGA